In the Scatophagus argus isolate fScaArg1 chromosome 11, fScaArg1.pri, whole genome shotgun sequence genome, GGTTGTGAACCTCTAATCTAAATATATCCACTCTGTCCCCTGGTATGTCTCATTGCCCTCCGTTATAGAGCAGCGCCGCACCATTTTCAGAAGTCATGCGTGTCCTGGACTGAAATGTCATGGGTTTCAGGGTTTGCATATTTATGCCGTAGTCGTCTATTGGTCAGATGGCAGTGTATCTCAGTCAGGCGTTTTACAATGACACAAGGTTGATGGAAAATAAACTACGCCTACAACATTTTAGCCAGACCCCAGTGTTTTCTGGGTTTGTTTTTAGCAACAGCAGTTCTGTTGACAAGATAAATCCTTTTTGAAAGTGTGTTAATCCTTCCTCGTGCCCTGGTTTCTCTGAGACCAGCAGCTCCCCTGTGATCTGAGTCCTCGTGTCAGAGTTAGCAAACGGACTACCCCGGGGTGCAGGAAATACATCGTTTGTATGCATAATTTCCTGGACTGCGGTGAAGGCTGTCTAATGGCagtgagaggagcagagctgaggAAGACGCACCTCTGCTACAGCATCTCCAGGGAGGCCATTAGGGGAGAACTTCAGGCTGAGGAGCCTTTTGTCTGACCAGAAGGAGCCAGAGATCTGGCTGTGTTTCTGACCTGATGATACGAGTGAGGATTTTCAAGTGTGGGCCCTCGCCAAATGAAGGGCTCTATTAATAACTTCCTGCGTAAGAGGCGGGAATCTTGGCTGTGGAACAGCATCAATGGACGGGATAGACTTTCACTGGCAGGAAGGTTACAATTCCTGGCAATATCTGATAGGATTTCTTGCTTTGCATTCCAGCCAGATGGCCAACACCTACTGGGAGAGGGGACAAATAAGGTCTGAGAAAGACGATAGCCAACTGCAGACACTCTGCTTCAGCTTTGATACAGAAAATCAGAGAAATGTGGGTGGGATCACAGTGCTTTTGTCTCTCTGGAAGAAAGTTTTTGCGCTCAATCCAGGCATGATCCAATCCAAAAGAAGGTCAAAACTGAACTCCTGCTCGCAGCAGATAGATGCTTGAGGGATGTCGAGGCGTTTTTTTGGCCTTGTTTAATCACATGTAGAACCTCCAGTGTCAGCGTCTCAGCGCGGCCCGGCCTTTCCACCGCGGCGCTCCTTCCCATGTCATGGCACGTCGCATTCAATGTAGGGGATGTCGCTGTAGCGACGGTCTACCTCCACCCACTGCTGCACGGCCCGCACCACGATCTCCTCGGAGAGCTTCTGGGCGTACTCGAGCAGCACCGGGTTGACCTGAGGGGAGCTCTCCTGTGAGCCCATCTCTGACTGAACCAAGTAGGCTTTCTCGCCCCTCGACGCCTTGACTTTGCCGTCTACCTtctctgtggagtttgcatTTTGGGCCGCAGAGTCGCTCTTTTTGGATTTAACACACCCCATACTCTGGAGGATATAGCATTGATTTGGGGAGGTGTGCGGTGGCAGTGAGGCGTGAGAGTCTTTGGTTAGATTCCCAACTCACAcatcaatattttcattttctagaGGTGGGCGACCTCGACTTCTCTCTGCGGCTGTCGCCTTTGCACTCCTGTCATCCGCTCCCAGGCTCATCCATGTCTGAGTGCCAACATGTGTGACGGTCAGTAACACACAGTGGAAGGTGGTGATCTGGGGGGCAGTGGAGGGCGACCAGCTAGGAGGCCCATCCCTGTGCGGGTCTGGCGGTGCCGAAACAGTCAGTCCTGCTCCCTTGCTGACCAGAACTCATCCCCTCCTcaactgcagagagaaagaaagtggaaaGAGATAGAGGAAGGATTTCAGTAATTTATTACTCAGCGTACAAAAAACCAGATGGCGGGAAAGAGGAAAGGATTGTGAGCGATTTTTCACAGCGGCTGTGTCAGCCATGTGACCCGGGGCTCCGGATGCTGGCTCGAGGTCAAGGCCTCACCTCTGCAGGGTCGTTTTTAAAACAGGCTGTGCTCCTCTGAACATCAGATGTGTTACTCACCCCTCCTCTAGCTCAGAGTGTTTTATGACTCAGTCCCTCGGCCTGTTTTGTATTGCATGACACAGGGACGTCTGTCTCGAGCTCGAGTGCCctgatgctgttttgttgtaAGGCCGTGTCTCCCATCTGTTCCACTAACCGAGCCTCGCAGCCTGATTTACAGTGACAGCTCCTTTCCTAGGACGACAGGCCTCGAAGCACAGCAAACATGCGCTTCATTCAGAAAGCTGTAGTCTACACAACACGCAGGCCATGAGTGATTTATGCAGAGCGGGGAGTCTCCCTGTGAGTAACAACACCTGCAGGTGCCAACACAGGAGCCCGAACTGTCACAAAAAGCCTCTGCCTCATCAGATGTTATGTTAATGAGCTTAAATGACCGTAAACGTGTCTTAATGTCAGCGTGCACCAAACTGCGAGAGCATCCACTAGCTGGGATTTGGATTAAACCTGATAACTGACTTATTTCTGAACAAGGAGCTCTTGTGCAAACCTGCTCTGAGCCTCAGTGGAAATGCGGACAGGATGTGCAGAGACCCTGTAGAGCTGTACGTACTTTTAACAGAGTGCAGAAACCCCGTCAGGTTCCTCTCCATTCCACTAAGAAAGAATCCGGCGACAGGAAACACAACCCAAGGTCGTTCAAGTAAACAATAATCCGAACATCATCTGGAGTCGCGCCGGTTATTCAGTCCTCCCCTCGGATCCTCAAACAGCATCCGAGCGATCTGAACTTCACACTTGATCGTTATTGAAATGcgtaaagaaacaaaattatctCCCAAGTTGCAGCTCGCTGCTCTGGTTGCTGCAGGATGAAGCGCTCCAGATTTCTAAATAATCTCTGCGGTGAAACGTAAATCCCACGCGGGTGGAGCAGACGGTTTCCGCTGTTGCCTTCACGTCGGTCAGCACCGAGTGAAGCTCCTCGGCAGACAGGAAATCGGAGGTCTGGACTGACTTCAGCGCAACGACACTCCGCGGCGATTACCGCGCTGCAGCGGTGCTCGGGAGGAGAGCGAGTCCAGGCGCTGCGCACTGACAGCGGCTCTGCACTGCCGGGGGCCTGCTGCAGCAACACCGCCATCTGGTGGCGATACTGAGGTACTGCAGGGTGctcaaattctctctctctctctctctctctctctctctctctctctctctctctctcacacacacacacacacacacacacacttgtcttCATTGGCTGTGGAGGAGCTAAGCTATTCAGACcctaataccacactgtgaaaatacccCACTtaaagtaaaagtcctgcattcaaaacactTAAAGCATCAAGAGTGAAAGCACTAGAATGTTCCCTTATCTGTAAGATCTCCTGAGCTCAGCCTGGCTTCTGCTTAGTGATGACGTATTTTCCAGCCAGTCCAAGAAGCCTTTTAAAGAGTTTGTTTATCTTGACAAGGAGGAGAATttcctcaacacacacaaaggaacagTTCATCCTTCAGTTTACCACAAACATTCAACATCAACACATCTGGAGATGCCTGGGTTTCACCGGAAAAGGGGGATATGGAAAAATGTCATCTGAAGGGAAACTAAAGCTGACAGACGAATgtagtgcagtaaaaaaaatacaacatcagCTGTTGAGACGTAGAGTTGAAGTATAAAGTACCagattaaagtaaaagtaacaaGTGTTTCTTACATACGAGTAAAGTCTTGCAATCAAATTATTCCTTGAGTAAAAGTACCTGTATAAACTTGTAAACTGAACATTTGTGTACTTTATGACAGCAAACGTAActgacagagaagcagagcCGCACTCTCACATGATTGGTGGAACAAAATGACTGTCAGTTAAACAACCAATCAGAACTCTCCATCAGGCCTGCCTCCTCATTAAGTGGCTTCTTCTCCACAGCGTCCAGCTTTAGAGGTTAGAAGTTCAATTTTAGTTTTAACTCCAGTAATAAGAAGTTAAGCCTGTTTTGACTGAGGCTACATagtcattttgtttatctgtttatttgtttttctcgGTGGGAGCTGCCTGTAACCGATTGGTTTGAACTTGCCACACGATGGCGCCATCGTCTCAGGTGTTACAATCAGGTTTCAGCAGCGAGGACCTGAACAAGGTCCTGGACTGAAGATTTTCTTCATCTtggctgattttcttttattcctgTACGCGACGCGACGTGTTTCCAGTTTTATTTGATATGAGTCGATAATCAAAACAAGGGAGGGGGGGTCATGGTCTGGACAAACGGCTCCTGGAGACGGACTAGTCTTGCACTGAGTCAAACAATCACTCtctatttgttttctcactgattaaatgcatttcctttgcagctgcagctgcatcGACGTACCTGCAGTCAAACATAACTCATATTTGACGGACCTGTCGTGTCCGCATctttaaaacaaatctgttaaACAACCTTCTTTCAAACCCAAGCTGTGTTCACACACAGCTCAAACTACACACAAACTGTCCTCTCGCTTTTCTTCATAATGCGCATTAACAACACCACCAGGCTGTTCCGCTTTATTTTGTGTCACACAACCTGCGGTTCGGAACGTGTTAGCGGACGCTGCGCTCCTGCGCAATCAGTGCAAGAAAAGTGAATTAATCCGCGTGTGGACACGTTCAGCACATGCTCACAGTCTCCATCCCTGTATGGTTTGACAACgaaaaaaagttttcatgtCAGTCGGTCAAAATTCATTGTTGCCTGTCCAGCCAATCATAGTTTTTGACGACACAATAGAGGCTAAAGTTGGAGTATAAAAAGGTGTGCGCTAATAAAGTATGATGCCTATCAGCGTGGGACATTAATCCAAAGCCAGTCCGGTCGCGCATCAGATCCGGCACACACCAAGGGATCTTTTTTCACACCAAACTTTCACACCTTAGAGACAATGCATCTGTCTCAGATTGTGCTGTATCTTAGCTTGCTGATTGCTTTGGGTCCAGTAGTTTTGAGTGACCAAGAGACGCACCAGCAGCCCTCGGCCACCAGCCCAGAGGACGCGGAGCAGTGCGCTACCTGCGAGGTCCGGCAGCAGATTAAAACCATGCGATTAAACGCCATCAAGTCCCAGATTTTGAGCAAGCTGCGAATGAAAGAAGCTCCCAACATCAGCCGAGACACGGTGAAGCAGCTCCTGCCCAAAGCGCCGCCGCTGCAGCAGCTTCTCGACCAGTACGACGTGCTGGGAGATGACAACAGAGATGTGGTCATGGAAGAGGACGATGAGCATGCCATCGCGGAGACGATAATGATGATGGCCACAGAACGTGAGTTTTTATTTCGTTTTGCTGTTTGCATGAGGAAAGGGACGCGCTCCCAAACAGGCTTTTACGCACTGAGCGGAGCGCGCGGCGGACGCTCTCAGtagactttttttatttttgacaagaCGTCGCTTCGCCGGGTTTTGATGTTGAAAATACGGATAAACAACATTGCAGGGGTTCCAAACAGCTTGTTGCTCAGTGCGTTTTGGACAGACACCATGTAGTCACGGCGCGCTCTGATTCCTAGACTTTATTTAGAAAGTTAAAGTGTGTCAGGGATGTTTATTTGCACCggtttatttctgtctgtaaattTAAATCGCACATGGTCAGTATATAGAGaacttttccctctctctctctctccagccgAGTCCGGCGTGCAAGTGGACGGGCAACCAAAGTGCTGCTTCTTCTCTATTACTCAAAAGTTTCAAGCCAATCGAATAGTCCGGGCGCAGCTCTGGGTGCATCTACGCCCGGCGGACGAGGCGACCACTGTGTTCCTGCAAATCTCCCGCCTGATGCCGGTCACAGACGGGAACAGGCACATACGCATCCGCTCCCTGAAGATCGACGTGAATGCCGGCGTCAGCTCCTGGCAAAGTATAGACGTCAAACAAGTGGTGAGCGTGTGGCTGCGGCAGCCGGAGACCAACTGGGGCATCGAGATTAACGCCTTCGATTCGAGGGGAAATGACTTGGCCGTGACCTCCACGGAGCCCGGGGAGGAAGGACTGGTGAGCCCAGCGTTTATTCTTCATGCTAAGATCGATAACACGCAGGTTATTCCATCCGTAAGCGTACAGGAGAGAACAGTGTTGTGTGCAGCAGCCCAGTCAGGTAATCATGTGCCGCTCCTGTACCGATCAATGTGTCTGTTATCGGACCATCCAGCAGGAAACGCAGTCGTCTCTGAAAGCACAGATCCCTACTGGGTTCAGAGAAGCAGCTTGCAGTCATTGTTGTGCTGTGCCGATGCTTTCACTTCAGGTTTTTCGTGTGCGGTGAGGCTTTGCAGAGTCAGCAGGTGGTTAAACATTCCTGCATTTCACTGCTGGAGGAGCGAATCAAGATTTAAGACTTTTGAAAGCAGTTAATCAACACAGACTCCATGTAGGCGCACACCTGGGTTTGGACAAATGCCCAGTCCACAATAACTTCAAATCTTATTGCTGGATTACATAAAAGTTCACCTGCCCCACATTCCTTAAAGTATTCAGTGTGACTGTGCAAATCAGAGTAattgcctgcacacacacacacacacacacacacagctactaTCAATGACAAACACTTATCATACAGCGCAGACACTGGCACCGGGCTCGGAGGCAATTAGAATATCTAGACGGCTGTGGTTAACCAACCGCCAGATAATCTAATTTCTCTAAAACTCAAAGTTTCATAATATTATCGTGGCGTGTTTGAAAACCAGCTGCCAAAGGTCGAGGGAA is a window encoding:
- the mstnb gene encoding growth/differentiation factor 8 isoform X1, yielding MHLSQIVLYLSLLIALGPVVLSDQETHQQPSATSPEDAEQCATCEVRQQIKTMRLNAIKSQILSKLRMKEAPNISRDTVKQLLPKAPPLQQLLDQYDVLGDDNRDVVMEEDDEHAIAETIMMMATEPESGVQVDGQPKCCFFSITQKFQANRIVRAQLWVHLRPADEATTVFLQISRLMPVTDGNRHIRIRSLKIDVNAGVSSWQSIDVKQVVSVWLRQPETNWGIEINAFDSRGNDLAVTSTEPGEEGLQPFMEVKISEGPKRVRRDSGLDCDENSPESRCCRYPLTVDFEDFGWDWIIAPKRYKANYCSGECEYMHLQKYPHTHLVNKANPRGTAGPCCTPTKMSPINMLYFNREEQIIYGKIPSMVVDRCGCF
- the mstnb gene encoding growth/differentiation factor 8 isoform X2, with the translated sequence MRLNAIKSQILSKLRMKEAPNISRDTVKQLLPKAPPLQQLLDQYDVLGDDNRDVVMEEDDEHAIAETIMMMATEPESGVQVDGQPKCCFFSITQKFQANRIVRAQLWVHLRPADEATTVFLQISRLMPVTDGNRHIRIRSLKIDVNAGVSSWQSIDVKQVVSVWLRQPETNWGIEINAFDSRGNDLAVTSTEPGEEGLQPFMEVKISEGPKRVRRDSGLDCDENSPESRCCRYPLTVDFEDFGWDWIIAPKRYKANYCSGECEYMHLQKYPHTHLVNKANPRGTAGPCCTPTKMSPINMLYFNREEQIIYGKIPSMVVDRCGCF